A region of the Mugil cephalus isolate CIBA_MC_2020 chromosome 23, CIBA_Mcephalus_1.1, whole genome shotgun sequence genome:
ctcagTTAAACCTTGTGGTCTTTCCTGCAGCGACGCGCCGTCACTCCCGTTCTACCAGCGCCCTGTCGTCTGCAGAGTGCTACTCAGGTGACCAGTCTGAGGGTTCAGGTTCATCATGAAGCTTTGAAACATGAATCATCTCAATCATTTATGTGGATAAAAGACAGTTTAGTGCACGGCTCAGTCTTTGTTCAGTTCATCTCCTTCACCTGCAGGGGGCGATGCTGACCCTCAGTCCCACACTCATTCCCTTTATGTTGCTCTGATGGTTTCGGCTCTGCAGGACGTTTATGTCTTCATGTTTTGCCGGCTGCTCACACCTGTTTTGTTCACATTATGCTCACTGCTCCATTCAGGTTGGATCTGGTTTAAAGACCATTGGCCACCGTTGTTTCCTATTACGTTACACCTGAGAGTGTTTTTGAACAGAACCCAACCTGGAGAATAGAAGTAGACGAGTCGTGTCATGTGATGTCTGCTGGTCTCACTCCCTCTGCTGACCTCTCCTCAGACCGACTGTCCCATCAGGCTCGGATCTCGGCCTCCGTTAACGCCATGAGGATCCTGAACACCGGCACAGAGGTGGAGGCTGCCGTCGCTGACGCTCTGGTAAGACCTGACTTCTGAGACCAGCTAGAGAGACGTTGGTGTGGTCCTGCACTAACTCCCTCCATGtgtgctctttctctctggGCTCCAGCTCTTAGGAGACTCGAGGAATAAGGTACAAACAGAGTTGATGCATGCAGCCTGACCCTGGATGAGTGTGCAGGTGCAGATGCACTGGTTTGCTCTGCTGTTTGCAGGAATGTTGTCTAGCCCAGACTAACGACCTACCCACCAAACATAACCTCCTCCATCTTCACATCACACCTGCATGACCGTGTAGCTGCATGCTAGGTCTCCTCAGACCCCTCCCCGTGTGAACACCTGTCCTCCCTGTGTGTCCTATCTGACTCAGCGGAGGCCCGTGAGGCGGCGCTTTGAGTCTCCAGGCATGTACTCTGACGACGACGCCAACAGTGACGCCTCCAGCGCCTGCTCCGAGCGCTCCTACAGCTCACGCAATGGCGCCATGGCTCCACACTACCTGCGCCAGACGGAGGACGTGGCCGAGGTCCTGAACCACTGCGCCAGCGCCAACTGGtctgagaggaaggagggactGGTGGGGCTGCAGAACCTGCTCAAGGGCCAGAGGATGCTCAGGTGGGACAGTAACCTTCAGGCTGGTTCCAGTCACAGtcagaacaataataataataataataaatgtgctgCCTGTGTCTCTGTCAGTCGGGTGGAGCTCAAGAGACTGTGTGAGATCTTCACCAGGATGTTTGCAGACCCTCACAGTAAGGTACTGACCCGCTGTATGCCTCGCACATCACCCCCGTTCAGCACACGCTCAGGAGACAGGAGTTTAACTACAGGTCACAGGCCGGACTAACTACAGGTCACAGGCCAGACTAACTACAGGCCGGACTAACTACAGGCCAGACTAACTATAGGCCGGACTAACTACAGGTCAGACTAACTACAGCTCAGACTAACTACAGGTCAGACTAACTACAGGCCAGACTAACTACAGCTCAGACTAACTACAAGTCATAGGCCAGACTAACTACAGGTCAGACTAACTACAGGTCACAGGCCAGACTAACTACAGGCCAGACTAACTACAGGTCAGACTAACTACAGGTCAGACTAACTACAGGTCACAGGTCAGACTAACTACAGCTCAGACTAACTACAGGTCAGACTAACTACAGGTCACAGGTCAGACTAACTACAGGTCAGACTAACTACAGCTCAGACTAACTACAGCTCAGACTAACTACAGGTCAGACTAACTACAGGTCACAGGTCAGACTAACTACAGCTCAGACTAACTACAGCTCAGACTAACTACAGGTCAGACTAACCACAGGTCAGACTaacggtgtgttttttttgttgcatgctTCGTCGTTGCTGTGAACAAACTCCAGAGAGTAAGTGTTTCCTCGCTCCGTCCTGTCTGGTGTCAACTCACTGCTCAAAACATTCCTACTCAAACTCCCTGGTCTCTggctcatctcctcctcctcctcctcctgctcctcctcctgctcctgatCCAGGTCTTCAGCATGTTCCTGGAGACTCTGGTGGACTTTATCTTGCTGCACAGGGACGACCTCCAGGACTGGctcttcgtcctcctcacaCAGCTGCTGAAGAAGATGGGAGCCGACCTGCTGGGCTCCGTCCAGGCCAAGGTCCAGAAGGCCCTGGACGTCACCAGGTGAGCCGCCGGCCTCCGAGACCCCGGGGCGGACTCTGAGGGCGCAGCAGCTTACCAGaaccctgtcccctgtcccctgtcccctgtccctgCAGAGAGTCCTTCCCCTACGAGCAGCAGTTCAACATCCTGATGCGCTTCATCGTGGACCAGACGCAGACGCCCAACCTGAAGGTGAAGGTGGCCATCCTGCGCTACATCGAGGCTCTGGCTCGACAGATGGACCCGGCCGACTTCGTCAACTCCAGCGAGACTCGTCTGGCCGTGTCCCGCATCATCACGTGGACCACCGAGCCCAAGAGCTCCGACGTCCGCAAGGTGGGAGGACGGGAGGGGACGGGAGGGGACGGGAGGGGACgggagggtgaggggaggggacggCGTTTCAGTGCCTCCTCCGTCTTCCCTCCATTCCTTTTCTGTCGGGTTGTAGTTTGAGTCACTGTCCCTTTGTGTCCTCATGTGTCCACCTCCTCCCGCTCCACCACGCTCTCAGACCCTTCATAACTGGGCGGGGGAGGATTTCTCAGGGCGACCCAGCACCGTGGCCTCTCTGCCTGGGGAGGGCAACCTGGAGGAGAGGTGCAAGCAGGTAGATTCTCCACCGAAGAGCATGAGCGGCGCTAATAACCCGGTCTAACCTCCACAGGAAGTGGACTTTAGGCTCCATCTGTATGGACTGGGAGTGTGTTGGGGTTAAAGGTCATCGgtggtgtgtgttttcattcatcttcttcacactcacacctttaACACTGACCTCTGAGTCCCGTTCTTCTTCTAACAGCGCAGCGTGAATGTTCATGTAGCTCACGGAGTCAGCCTAAGgccgggggggcgggggggggttTTGTGGTGTGGTCTGGTTTTCATCCTGTGCCCCCGTGTCCCTGCAGGCGGCCCAGGTGGTGCTGATCGCCCTCTTTGAGCTCAACACCCCGGAGTTCACCATGCTGCTGGGGGCTCTGCCTAAAACCTTCCAGGACGGGACCACCAAGCTGCTGCACAACCACCTGAGGAACGCCAGCGCCAACACCGCCGTCGCCATGGTaacaccccccccaccaccccatcCAACTACAGTCAGAGTTAGGGATGGGTTCTTCTGAAACGGTGCCGAAAGAAAACATActaactttgtccaaaaactgagactttttttattttttagggcGTTTTGTTctgtgcaagttgaacagaatattaatttaaataatataaatacaactaagagaCAAATGAACCCATATGTTGCCCAGTCTGTGTCTTCTGACCAACGTTTGGCCTTAGCCATTTTCAGGGTTCAACTccaaggaggctaagctaattaaaaactcactggcagCCAAtgcagtctggttactaccgttagcatcTGCACCGTTAGCACCTGCACTGTTTGCATTGGCACCGTTAGCAACAGAACTATTAGCATCAGCATCATTAGCATCtgcactgttagcatcagcaccgttagcatcagtaCCGTTTGCATtggcaccgttagcatcagcatcaTTAGCATCAGCCTCGTCAGCATCTGCACCCATCTCTACCCAGAGTGAATATATTTCCTGAAAGCTctcactgagtttttttttttgggggggtgttCAGGGGTCTCCCAGTAACTCGGCTGGTCGGACGCCTCCTCGTCAGcccagcagcaggagcagcccCCTGACCTCCCCCACCAACTGCTCCCACGGGGGCCTTTCTCCCAGGTAACCTGACCTCCCTCTGTGCCTTTGCGAGCAGCTCACCCTGTGCTCCTCCATCACCGCCACTACTTCCTGTACTCTactaactcctcctcctcttcctcctccccccgcccctcctcttcctccctggCTGGGCGTAGCCGGCTGTGGGGCTGGAGCGCAGACGGCCTCTCCAAGTTCCCCCCTCCAcctttcccctctcctcttcctcctcctcctccacctgccgccccctcctccctcaaGGCCCTGCAGCGAGCTTACTCACCCAGgtaacacccccccccccccccccccccccccccgttccTCCCTCAGTCTCTGTCCTGTCCCTTAGCCTGGTAGACCCAGACCCTGGTGACCCTGGTGTGCTGCAGCCTCCATCCAgtacctgtgtgtctgtgtgtgactcaCCTGTCCGTCACCATGCACGGCTACGCTCTACCTGTCCCCTCCTCCACCCGCCCCCCCAGTCATGGACAAACCTCTGCAGTTAACTGATGATCAGacctgtccctcctcctcctcctcctcctcctcctcctgctgcagcctgaTGGAGTACGACAGTGAGAACCTGAACTCTGAGGAGATCTACAGCTCCCTCCGCGGCGTCACTGAAGCCATCCAGAACTTCAGCTTCCGTAGCCAGGAAGACCTGATGGAGCCTCTGAGACGGGACGCCAAGAGGGACGGCCTGGTGAGGACGCCCTCTAGTGTCAAGGTGAACCAtgtgtcctcctctgctttagTAACTCCGCTGGTGTTTGTCTCAGTCTGGAGTCGGAGCGTCCTCGGAGTCAGACCTGGTGGACGGAGGACGCACCGCCCTGGACAACAAGACGTCTCTGCTGAACACCCCGTCCCCGCGCTCCTTCTCAGGCCCACGCTTCAGGGAGTACAACCCCTACAACTACACGGACGGCAGCATGGGCGCCGCCGACAAGTCCGCCCTGAAGGAGGCGCTGTACGAGGACGCTGTGGAGCAGCTGAGGGACGGTGAGGAGCCgcgggaggacagaggacagaggacagcgctgcgaggctgctgctggtgttttgtgtcattaaaggtgtttgtgtgactCTGTGCAGGTCGACGTCAGGAATGTGGAGAAAACAAGATCCTGAACCCCAGAAGTTTCCCCGGTAACTCCCCCACACTCAAGGTCCACACTCACGTCTCTGAGCTGCGCTAACgccctctgtcctctgtcctccacgTAGCTGTCCCCGCGGAGCAGCTGGAGCTGGTGGGGGAGCTCCTGAAGGAGGTGTCCCAGGGCCAGGCAGGGGAGCGGGGCCCGGAGGAGCGCCGAGGGAccctgctggagctgctgaaggtGGCCCGGGAGGACAGCGCCGTGGTGTGGGAGGAGCACTTCAAGACcatgctgctgctcctcctggagACCCTGGGAGACAAAGACGTAAGGACGGGAGAGGCCCCGTGTCCCCCGTGTCCCTCCGAGAGCGTTCTGTGAAACCCTGTCCTCTGTTTCAGCACACCATCCGAGCCCTGGCCCTGAGGGTCCTGAAGGAGATCCTGAGGAACCAGCCGGGCCGCTTCAAGAACTACGCCGAGCTCACCATCATGAAGACGCTGGAGGCTCACAAGGACTCGCACAAGGAGGTGAGGAGGCATCCGTGATGTCCTGGTCTGCATCTTTACTCCCTCCAGGGACCTGACACTAGAAAAACTAAACGTcttctttcaacaggaagtggtAGCTTTCATATGTGGATCATCTCATGATTTATATTGTAGAGAACATATGAAGCTGAGCACAGACTGAACAGTGAACGGCCTCTAAccagttaaatgttaaatttgcTCGTCATGTAACTAAATGAGTAGGTTTTATCCtctgctaccactagatggcagcctGTAGCCCACTGGAATGAAGCCTACAACTTAACACCAGCGACCAGCAGGAGCTacactgcaacaaaaaacaaggggtggggggagaaaatCCAGGTCTCACCACCTCTTTGTCTTATGTGAAGGTGGTGCGGGCGGCGGAGGAGGCCGCCTCCACCCTGGCCGGCTCCATCCTCCCGGAGCAGTGCATCAAGGTGCTGTGTCCCATCGTGCAGACGGCCGACTACCCCATCAACCTGGCCGCCATCAAGATGCAGACCAGGGCCATCGAACGCATCACCAAGGAGCCTCTGCACCAGCTGCTGCCTGACGTCATCCCTGGACTCCTGCAGGTGACTGAGCTCcctccctggtctggtctggtctggtctggtctggtctgatctggtctggtctggtctgatctggtctggtctgatctggtctgatctgatccgatctgatctgatccggtctgatctggtctggtctggtctggtctggtctggtctgatctggtctggtctggtctggtctggtctggtctggtctgatctggtctactGTTGCAGGGCTACGACAACACGGAGAGCAGCGTGAGGAAGGCCAGCGTCTTCTGCCTGGTGGCCATCTACTCTGTGATCGGGGAGGAGCTGAAGCCCTACCTGGCTCAGCTGACCGGCAGCAAGGTGCCCCGGCTCCGTGGCTCTCCATGATTCACCAGGAAGACCAGGGCCCCTCAGACCACCTCCTCTAACCCTGCTCCTGTTTCCCTCCTGCAGATGAAGCTGCTCAACCTGTACATCAAGAGAGCCCAGACCTCcaccagcaacagcagcagctcctcagaCATCTCCTCCTACTGACCACCAGCTAACACTtaacccacctccacctcctctccctgcTCTTGAACAGCTGATCTAATTATGCGGGAGGTAAGGCGAGCTAGgccctgctccacctcctcctcctcctcctctaccaccACTACAGTCCTGAGCCTTAAGACTTCCTGATGAAGCTGCTCTCTCGTTATCAGTATTCATTAGTTGACTTGCTTTGACACATCAGACCTGGTCGTATGAATGTACCACAGATACCACAGATACCACAGATACCACCGATACCACTGACACCGCTGATACCCCAGATACCACCGATACCACTGACACCGCTGATACCCCAGATACCACAGATACCGGTGATACCACCGATACCACTGATACCACCGATATCTCTGATACCGGTGATACCACTGGTCCTTATGGAGCTTTCAGAATGTTCCTTCCTGGTTTTTACGGTGACCGATCATTTGGCTGGCCAATGATTAGAAGAAGTTTTAGCAGCGTGACACTCATCAGCTGAGCTTCTCTTTACCTGGTTTCTACCTGGGCTCTACCaggctctcctcctcctgctcctcctcctgctcctcctcctcctccagaccaTCCTAGACCAGCGTCCTGGTAGAAGTCCGTCTTTCCAGATATTTTATCCATATTGTGATAAAATGTCACGAGGAATCCAACAAGCTGTGACTCATGTTCTCATTCTCACGCTAAGTTTTATTAGCCTCACCAGCAGCTGTCCGCTCCAGGAACCAGTCCAGGTAGAACCAGACCTTTAAACAGGTGTCACATGAACCTAAACTCTGAACTGGACCTTCACTGCTGTCAAGTCCCGACTACTGTCAGAGAGTGGCTCCCTGATACTGTAAGATAGACACTATTTAAATGAAGACATGTGCCGACGTTAGCAATAAAGCTGAagctcttttgtgttttagaaGTGGCCCgtgctgcagctgctcatcATGACCCTGACACTAAGCACCAGTCACGCctcacaacccccccccctaTTTAATCAGACTGATCCAGAGGCCCCCCCCTCCACGTCTGCATGCAGGAACCATCTAAAAGTCAGCGTACTAACTCTGGGGTGACCCCACAGGGCTGTAAATAAGCTTCGGTGcatgcccccccctccctccctccccctcctgtttcatttcatatttatattccTGTCTGTGACTGTACATATTTACTCGTTCACCTGTGGTAGACTTTGAAATAAACGAtcagacttcttcttctctggtgtcTCTTTATTTCCTGCTGGCGTTCTCGTGTCCTTATTGTGCAGGTGTGCTGAGCGGCCACTAGGTGGCGCCCTCTGTCCTCTGATCCCTGCTGCTGCCGGAGGCTCTTTGTTTGTCCCAGGTGAGAGGAGTGTTTTTTTCCACGTGTTTTGTCTTTAACAAGGGACTCATTAATAAACGGGGGCGTCTCATTGGCTGATCAGAGCAGGTTGGGGGTGGGAGCTTGGACCACGTCTCAGCGGTGGCCTGTTCATCAGTATGCACACGATGTTGAAAATTAATTTCATCAGAGCTGCTCCTGCGCCGCCTcctcctgcgcctcctcctgctcctcctcctgctggaggGCCCTCGTAGTGCATGATTAGCGTGCGTTTCCCCGTCCTGGCTGGGAGTGGCGGCTGGGTCGGGAGGTCGTGCAAATGAAAGAGAACAAGTTCATTGTGAGCTGACTGGCCCATAAATCACGGGCCGCTCTCTATAAATCACGGCAGATGGCAGCGAGCGTGCCGGGGCTCCTGGGACCGCCGTGCATGATGGGAAGGGCCGGGCTGCGCTGCTGCACAAGCGCTGGGGTCACTTCCAGTTTGCGGGTGAGGAAGACGTGAGGTGTGGTgacccgctcctcctcctcctcctcctccccctccctcctcccccccgtccCTGCAGCTCGGCCCGGCCTCACCCGGTGACACCCGGACCCCGGAGGTCCACATGGCGCCCCCCTCTCCTCGCTGGCCTCCACTTAACAGGTCTAATGTGGCTGTTTAATATGGAGACAACTCCATCCAGCTGCTCTGAGACCTGTCAGCCTGACACCAAGTGTCCACCCAGGAGGGGcccactcctccccctcctccccctccttccttaGTCCTCATGATTATTTAACAGAACAGGACTCACCTGCTCAGCTGCACGTGTCCCTGGTTCCTGCTCCAGGATCAGACTCTGAGGAAACTAAAGAAACGTCAGGAGGAACAACCAGGACGTAGCTGTAGCATCGACTGATTGATTCAttgactggttggttggttaATTGGTTAATTGATTATTAGGTTAATTgactggttgattgattgattcattcattcattgtttgattgttttgtcaAATTGTTTGATTAATTGACTGGTTGATTTATTAATTGACTGGTTGATTTAttaattgactgattgattaattgactgattggttgattgattgattgattgattcattggTTGATTTATTAATTGACTGATtgtttgattaattgattgattggctgattgattgattaattaattgattggCTGACTGACTTACAGCACACTGTACCGTACataagaagcagaaaaagaagaattgtGAAGCCTCCATCAGCTCGTAtaacaaacctaaaacacagaaaccagTTGTAGAACGCTGTCGTGTCCATGTGCTCCAGTGTTTCTTATGTTTTCTCAGTAAATGTGGCTAAAACATCGTgggtgcgttccatttacctcagaGGGAGCTGGGAATGACGCCACAGCGTTATCAGAGACATCAACGTTCCAGATACAGAGGAAACTGATCCTTCAAACCTCGtctgaatataataatataacatattaaactgtttaacttccattaaatgtaaatgagctgaTGTGTTATTTCCAGCAATGactctgtttcatttaaatgtagacAAACATCCTCCATTGATCCCGGTCTCACTGACCCTgatggtgtttgtctctgttttacCAGGCTGTAGCTTTTAGCCGTTAGCTCTGCTGGGCTGATCCAGACCCAGTCCTGCAGGGACCATGTAAATCTGAGCCGTCTCTCTGTCATGGTGTTGATGTGGCGTCGTGTTGAGGATCTGCGGGGGTCCAAGGGCAGGCGGATCTTTTcaaggtggactctgtaacgaGCCGGCTCCAGGCCTCTgtccgcccccccaccccctcccctcctacGTCTCTACAGCCGCATTAATGCAAATTATGGAGTGATAATTTAATAAGTTTGCCGGCTTGATCTGTCCTTTTTATTCCAATTATGAGGAGGCAGGGGGTTGCGTTCCATCATCAGAGAATAAACACCATCGATCATCCTCTGAGTGGTTAGCGCTGACAGGCCCAGCCGCTCGCTGCATAAATGAACTGCCGAGCAGCGCTGGCTTCTCCGCTTTAACTTTGGCTCCAGGTCGGGGTCACGATGTGGAGGACCAGGATCCAGCTCCAGACCCGGAGCCTCTCAGGTCcttccagcctcctcctcctcctcctcctcctcctcagcatcGGCGCCTCCCTCTTTAATTGCAGTGGAAAATGATGCAGCTGGTAAAGAAAACAAGCCGTCCACCTCCACACACAGGCTGTTGTTGGCAGGACGGCGCGTCTTCACCAACATTAACCCAGTTAAATCACCGTTGCATCAGGTGCTgaatgtttcatgtgtttttgttgtgttcttcttgGCAAAGCCCTGCAGCTCCCTCTCAACCAAGGTGTATCAGGCCTCTTTGTTCTGAGCAGGAATCAGCTATTTATGACCTTATCTCTCTTTTCACGGGCTATGAAATAATAAGCCTGGTCTTGGGCCgtgatggaggagggggagcagagcaggagtgAGCACACAGAGCCGCTTTGttctctgctttctgctttcTGGCTTTGAAACGGCCCCTCCAGGATAACCTGTTCTCTCCGGCCGACCGCAGCAGGAAAACATCCTCCAAAAAacccaaatcaaatcaaataagcAGCAGCTTTCATGGAGTCTGGAGGAGAACACACAGCGGCTTCCAGAGGCCTCgtctgagggtctgagggtctgagggtctgaggcctggtctgagggtctgaaggtctgaggCCTCGTTTGAgggtctgaaggtctgaggCCTCGTTTGAGGGTCTGAGGCCTCGTCTGAgggtctgaaggtctgaggCCTCgtctgagggtctgagggtctgaaggtct
Encoded here:
- the LOC125000630 gene encoding CLIP-associating protein 1-A-like isoform X27, whose translation is MEVSAEYLLEQVMHKDLGKRLQVGQDIVELVLDEEKSPDLEQDQGLLDRMVDAVASSWVNSSNFKVVLLGMDVLSALVSRLQDRFRTQVGTVLPSLIDRLGDAKDQVRDQDQALLLKIMDQAANPQFVWERMMGGFKHKNSRTREGLCLCLISTLNVFGSQSLTLSKIVPHICNLLGDPTGQVRDGAMSCLVEIYRHVGERVRMDLGKKGLPQSRLNVIFSKFDEVQRSGNMVLSPVSDKNFEDDDSVDGGRSSSSSKGASVSGRKAVSMGSFRRPSSSSGSKSAGRDSSAAGAVDEDDFIQAFEDVPTVQIYSNREVEEAMTKIRDVLSDDKRDWELRVAALKKVRSLILAGAVEFDGFLQQLRLMEAAFKLSAKDLRSQVVREACITLGHLSSVLGSRFDHAAEAVMPALLNLVPNSAKVMATSGVAAIRIILRQTHYPRLIPIITSNCTSKSVAVRRRCFDFLDLLLQEWQTSSLERHGAVVMETIKKGIHDADAEARSVARKCYWSFHGHFSREAEHLFQGLESSYQKALQAHLRSGDSVASLPASDQSSSSSQESLNRPLSGRSVAGGSSSSSRPRAAPSSRTPAAASSPGSLQRSRSDVDVNAAASASASARTRMPAVPSAVAASSPFSSASALPPGSYASLGRVRTRRTSSGSGPSGATDSRGRSRGKVVSQSQPGSRSGSPGRLLGSTYGRIPRPTMGTAATSASASTSASASTGLSDKSRPRGHRSQGCSRETSPSRSGLDRLSHQARISASVNAMRILNTGTEVEAAVADALLLGDSRNKRRPVRRRFESPGMYSDDDANSDASSACSERSYSSRNGAMAPHYLRQTEDVAEVLNHCASANWSERKEGLVGLQNLLKGQRMLSRVELKRLCEIFTRMFADPHSKRVFSMFLETLVDFILLHRDDLQDWLFVLLTQLLKKMGADLLGSVQAKVQKALDVTRESFPYEQQFNILMRFIVDQTQTPNLKVKVAILRYIEALARQMDPADFVNSSETRLAVSRIITWTTEPKSSDVRKAAQVVLIALFELNTPEFTMLLGALPKTFQDGTTKLLHNHLRNASANTAVAMGSPSNSAGRTPPRQPSSRSSPLTSPTNCSHGGLSPSLMEYDSENLNSEEIYSSLRGVTEAIQNFSFRSQEDLMEPLRRDAKRDGLSGVGASSESDLVDGGRTALDNKTSLLNTPSPRSFSGPRFREYNPYNYTDGSMGAADKSALKEALYEDAVEQLRDGRRQECGENKILNPRSFPAVPAEQLELVGELLKEVSQGQAGERGPEERRGTLLELLKVAREDSAVVWEEHFKTMLLLLLETLGDKDHTIRALALRVLKEILRNQPGRFKNYAELTIMKTLEAHKDSHKEVVRAAEEAASTLAGSILPEQCIKVLCPIVQTADYPINLAAIKMQTRAIERITKEPLHQLLPDVIPGLLQGYDNTESSVRKASVFCLVAIYSVIGEELKPYLAQLTGSKMKLLNLYIKRAQTSTSNSSSSSDISSY
- the LOC125000630 gene encoding CLIP-associating protein 1-like isoform X23, with amino-acid sequence MEVSAEYLLEQVMHKDLGKRLQVGQDIVELVLDEEKSPDLEQDQGLLDRMVDAVASSWVNSSNFKVVLLGMDVLSALVSRLQDRFRTQVGTVLPSLIDRLGDAKDQVRDQDQALLLKIMDQAANPQFVWERMMGGFKHKNSRTREGLCLCLISTLNVFGSQSLTLSKIVPHICNLLGDPTGQVRDGAMSCLVEIYRHVGERVRMDLGKKGLPQSRLNVIFSKFDEVQRSGNMVLSPVSDKNFEDDDSVDGGRSSSSSKGASVSGRKAVSMGSFRRPSSSSGSKSAGRDSSAAGAVDEDDFIQAFEDVPTVQIYSNREVEEAMTKIRDVLSDDKRDWELRVAALKKVRSLILAGAVEFDGFLQQLRLMEAAFKLSAKDLRSQVVREACITLGHLSSVLGSRFDHAAEAVMPALLNLVPNSAKVMATSGVAAIRIILRQTHYPRLIPIITSNCTSKSVAVRRRCFDFLDLLLQEWQTSSLERHGAVVMETIKKGIHDADAEARSVARKCYWSFHGHFSREAEHLFQGLESSYQKALQAHLRSGDSVASLPASDQSSSSSQESLNRPLSGRSVAGGSSSSSRPRAAPSSRTPAAASSPGSLQRSRSDVDVNAAASASASARTRMPAVPSAVAASSPFSSASALPPGSYASLDGSDGRVRTRRTSSGSGPSGATDSRGRSRGKVVSQSQPGSRSGSPGRLLGSTYGRIPRPTMGTAATSASASTSASASTGLSDKSRPRGHRSQGCSRETSPSRSGLDRLSHQARISASVNAMRILNTGTEVEAAVADALRRPVRRRFESPGMYSDDDANSDASSACSERSYSSRNGAMAPHYLRQTEDVAEVLNHCASANWSERKEGLVGLQNLLKGQRMLSRVELKRLCEIFTRMFADPHSKRVFSMFLETLVDFILLHRDDLQDWLFVLLTQLLKKMGADLLGSVQAKVQKALDVTRESFPYEQQFNILMRFIVDQTQTPNLKVKVAILRYIEALARQMDPADFVNSSETRLAVSRIITWTTEPKSSDVRKAAQVVLIALFELNTPEFTMLLGALPKTFQDGTTKLLHNHLRNASANTAVAMGSPSNSAGRTPPRQPSSRSSPLTSPTNCSHGGLSPSRLWGWSADGLSKFPPPPFPSPLPPPPPPAAPSSLKALQRAYSPSLMEYDSENLNSEEIYSSLRGVTEAIQNFSFRSQEDLMEPLRRDAKRDGLSGVGASSESDLVDGGRTALDNKTSLLNTPSPRSFSGPRFREYNPYNYTDGSMGAADKSALKEALYEDAVEQLRDGRRQECGENKILNPRSFPAVPAEQLELVGELLKEVSQGQAGERGPEERRGTLLELLKVAREDSAVVWEEHFKTMLLLLLETLGDKDHTIRALALRVLKEILRNQPGRFKNYAELTIMKTLEAHKDSHKEVVRAAEEAASTLAGSILPEQCIKVLCPIVQTADYPINLAAIKMQTRAIERITKEPLHQLLPDVIPGLLQGYDNTESSVRKASVFCLVAIYSVIGEELKPYLAQLTGSKMKLLNLYIKRAQTSTSNSSSSSDISSY
- the LOC125000630 gene encoding CLIP-associating protein 1-A-like isoform X21 gives rise to the protein MEVSAEYLLEQVMHKDLGKRLQVGQDIVELVLDEEKSPDLEQDQGLLDRMVDAVASSWVNSSNFKVVLLGMDVLSALVSRLQDRFRTQVGTVLPSLIDRLGDAKDQVRDQDQALLLKIMDQAANPQFVWERMMGGFKHKNSRTREGLCLCLISTLNVFGSQSLTLSKIVPHICNLLGDPTGQVRDGAMSCLVEIYRHVGERVRMDLGKKGLPQSRLNVIFSKFDEVQRSGNMVLSPVSDKNFEDDDSVDGGRSSSSSKGASVSGRKAVSMGSFRRPSSSSGSKSAGRDSSAAGAVDEDDFIQAFEDVPTVQIYSNREVEEAMTKIRDVLSDDKRDWELRVAALKKVRSLILAGAVEFDGFLQQLRLMEAAFKLSAKDLRSQVVREACITLGHLSSVLGSRFDHAAEAVMPALLNLVPNSAKVMATSGVAAIRIILRQTHYPRLIPIITSNCTSKSVAVRRRCFDFLDLLLQEWQTSSLERHGAVVMETIKKGIHDADAEARSVARKCYWSFHGHFSREAEHLFQGLESSYQKALQAHLRSGDSVASLPASDQSSSSSQESLNRPLSGRSVAGGSSSSSRPRAAPSSRTPAAASSPGSLQRSRSDVDVNAAASASASARTRMPAVPSAVAASSPFSSASALPPGSYASLDGSDGRVRTRRTSSGSGPSGATDSRGRSRGKVVSQSQPGSRSGSPGRLLGSTYGRIPRPTMGTAATSASASTSASASTGLSDKSRPRGHRSQGCSRETSPSRSGLDRLSHQARISASVNAMRILNTGTEVEAAVADALLLGDSRNKRRPVRRRFESPGMYSDDDANSDASSACSERSYSSRNGAMAPHYLRQTEDVAEVLNHCASANWSERKEGLVGLQNLLKGQRMLSRVELKRLCEIFTRMFADPHSKVFSMFLETLVDFILLHRDDLQDWLFVLLTQLLKKMGADLLGSVQAKVQKALDVTRESFPYEQQFNILMRFIVDQTQTPNLKVKVAILRYIEALARQMDPADFVNSSETRLAVSRIITWTTEPKSSDVRKAAQVVLIALFELNTPEFTMLLGALPKTFQDGTTKLLHNHLRNASANTAVAMGSPSNSAGRTPPRQPSSRSSPLTSPTNCSHGGLSPSRLWGWSADGLSKFPPPPFPSPLPPPPPPAAPSSLKALQRAYSPSLMEYDSENLNSEEIYSSLRGVTEAIQNFSFRSQEDLMEPLRRDAKRDGLSGVGASSESDLVDGGRTALDNKTSLLNTPSPRSFSGPRFREYNPYNYTDGSMGAADKSALKEALYEDAVEQLRDGRRQECGENKILNPRSFPAVPAEQLELVGELLKEVSQGQAGERGPEERRGTLLELLKVAREDSAVVWEEHFKTMLLLLLETLGDKDHTIRALALRVLKEILRNQPGRFKNYAELTIMKTLEAHKDSHKEVVRAAEEAASTLAGSILPEQCIKVLCPIVQTADYPINLAAIKMQTRAIERITKEPLHQLLPDVIPGLLQGYDNTESSVRKASVFCLVAIYSVIGEELKPYLAQLTGSKMKLLNLYIKRAQTSTSNSSSSSDISSY